The genomic interval GGTGCGACGGCGGTGACGCTGGTGAACACCTGACGCGGCTGTCTGGCCGCCTGCAAGATCTGCATGGATCGCTGAATGGCCGGATCGTCTTGCGCGCGCCGCAGGAATTCCGCGTCCGGTCCAAAGGCCACACGCGTCATTTCGTAGCCCAGCGAGCGCGCCACCCACGGCGATGCGTTGTCGAAGATGCTGCGATCGGGCGCCACCTGATGCGTCACCAACGACTGATACACCGCGTCGAGCATCTCGCGCGTGACCGGATCGTTGGGTGATTTCATTCGTGGCTTGAGCGCAGTCGCTTCTTTCGCCAGCGCATCGCGATAGTCGGCCAGTCGCTTCCCCATCGCGCGCGCCAGAATCTGCACCGGGATTGGGGTGATGGAATCGCCCACCTGCACATCGGGCGTGATGCCGCCACCGCCCAGCACCGTGCGGCCGTCGTCGGTACGGAACCTCGGCCGCAGCGTATCGCTGGGCAGCGCCACCCCGTTGGACTCGGCGTCGTCGTCATCCGGGTCGCGCGGACGCGGCTTGCTGATGCTGCGACCGACCGGCGTGAACCAGCGCGCGGTGGTCAGGCGCAGTGCGCCGCCGGACGCCAGCGGATACACGTTCTGTGCACTGCCCTTGCCGTACGACGTCATGCCGACGATGACGGCGCGGTCGTGATCCTGCAACGCGCCCGCCACAATCTCCGACGAACTCGCACTGCCCTTGTCGATGAGCACCGCCAGCGGCAGCGTGGGCCAGCGTTGTGGCGCGGTGTCGCTGATGATCTGCGGCGCCTGGCCCGGACGCGCGCGCAACTCCACGATACTCTGGCGCGGATCGAGAAACAGCTCGGCCACGCCCACGCCCTGCTCCAACAAGCCGCCCGGATTGCCGCGCAGGTCCATCACCAGACTGCGCGCCCCCAGCCGCACCAGTGAGTCCACCGCCACCTGCAATTCGGCCGACGTGGATTGATTGAACACGTTCACATCGACGTAACCCACGGCATTGGGCAGCATCGTCACGCGCGTGACCGCGGCCAGATGCACGGCACTCCGCTGTACCGTTATGGTCAATCGTTGGTCGGCGCGCCCGATTTCAAAGTTCACCTTCGATCCCGGCGGGCCGCGCAGCGCCTTCGATGCCTCGTCGCGTGTCCAGCCCTTCGTCACTTCACCCGCCACTTTCACCAGGCGGTCGCCAGCAATGATGCCCGCTTTCCACGACGGACCGCCGGGCACCGGTTCAATGACCGTCGGCCACCCGTCGCGCACATCAATCTGGAGGCCCACGCCGGTGTACGTGCCGCTCATCTGTTCATTCAGGCGACGGAGACGGCCCTCGCCCAAAAACGTCGTGTACGGGTCCTTGAGCTCGCGCAGCAGACCGGTGACGGCCTTGTCGTAGATGGTGGCGGCATCGAGTGAATCGACATACCGCGTGGCCACCGCGCCCAGCACCTGATCGAACAGGCGCGCACCGCCATTGGCGCGCCGCGGCGGTGCCGCCGCCGGCGCGAGGTCGTGTCCAGCCCACCAGCCACCCAGCGACAGCAGTCCGACAA from Gemmatimonadaceae bacterium carries:
- a CDS encoding S41 family peptidase: MAEELPDTPRPTRRRSRAVLAVGLFVGLLSLGGWWAGHDLAPAAAPPRRANGGARLFDQVLGAVATRYVDSLDAATIYDKAVTGLLRELKDPYTTFLGEGRLRRLNEQMSGTYTGVGLQIDVRDGWPTVIEPVPGGPSWKAGIIAGDRLVKVAGEVTKGWTRDEASKALRGPPGSKVNFEIGRADQRLTITVQRSAVHLAAVTRVTMLPNAVGYVDVNVFNQSTSAELQVAVDSLVRLGARSLVMDLRGNPGGLLEQGVGVAELFLDPRQSIVELRARPGQAPQIISDTAPQRWPTLPLAVLIDKGSASSSEIVAGALQDHDRAVIVGMTSYGKGSAQNVYPLASGGALRLTTARWFTPVGRSISKPRPRDPDDDDAESNGVALPSDTLRPRFRTDDGRTVLGGGGITPDVQVGDSITPIPVQILARAMGKRLADYRDALAKEATALKPRMKSPNDPVTREMLDAVYQSLVTHQVAPDRSIFDNASPWVARSLGYEMTRVAFGPDAEFLRRAQDDPAIQRSMQILQAARQPRQVFTSVTAVAPR